One part of the Rutidosis leptorrhynchoides isolate AG116_Rl617_1_P2 chromosome 1, CSIRO_AGI_Rlap_v1, whole genome shotgun sequence genome encodes these proteins:
- the LOC139849719 gene encoding probable receptor-like protein kinase At5g24010, translated as MAAFFEQFKHLKIQLEDIKLATNNFSDNNLLGKGGFGNVYKGSIRHSKGQEIVAFKRLDGRYGQGNSEFWREIMMLSRYTHKNLISLLGYCDEAGEKILVYELASHRSLNNHLSDPTLVWKQRLQICLASAKGLNYLHDPKGLQQRVLHRDIKSSNILLDENWTPKISDLGLSKMGPANQRHTVLITNTVGTLGYLDPQYLEIGMLTKESDVYSFGVVLFEVLCGKLCFGNKNGQFQSSVRMWKKCYKYNKLDEIIFQDLKQQMGPRSLETFSDIAYQCVQEYREERPPMSLVVKKLERALEFQEIYESRNSTIVSPSGSGSGRLNDENEDGVEKSYGTVSPLAYSVSPNETVNGSFKNWLKGDLIGKGTFTTVYEGFTDSGFFFAVKDVSLLEESFFEKQNLVQLEQVISLLSQLQHENIVRYFGTDTDDGKLYIFLELVSKSSLAKLYQKYHLRDSQVSAYTRQILSGLNYLHKRKVFHGDIKCANILVDVTGSIKLADFGLGKETLTLKSSPYWMAPEVVNNRSIKGYGLAADIWSLGCTVLEILTRRIPYSPMEEMQALIRIGRGELPEIPNTLSAEAHEFILKCLQVNPNNRPTAAQLLDLPFLKRATSMDSS; from the exons ATGGCAGCTTTCTTTGAGCAGTTTAAACATCTCAAAATCCAACTTGAAGATATTAAGTTGGCCACCAATAACTTTAGCGACAACAACTTACTCGGAAAAGGTGGATTTGGGAACGTGTACAAAGGATCAATCCGTCACTCTAAAGGGCAAGAGATTGTTGCTTTTAAGCGTCTAGATGGTAGATATGGGCAAGGTAATTCTGAATTCTGGAGAGAGATCATGATGCTTTCTCGTTACACGCATAAAAATCTCATCTCTCTATTGGGATATTGTGATGAGGCCGGTGAGAAGATCCTTGTGTACGAGCTTGCATCTCATCGTAGTCTCAATAACCATTTAAGTGACCCTACTCTCGTGTGGAAGCAACGTCTCCAGATATGCCTTGCTTCTGCAAAAGGACTAAACTACCTTCATGATCCAAAAGGCTTACAACAAAGAGTCTTACATCGTGATATAAAAAGTTCCAACATCCTTTTGGATGAGAATTGGACTCCAAAAATCTCTGATTTGGGTCTATCAAAAATGGGCCCAGCTAATCAGAGGCATACTGTTCTCATTACGAACACTGTAGGTACCCTTGGGTACCTTGACCCGCAGTATCTAGAGATTGGCATGCTAACAAAAGAGTCCGACGTGTATTCTTTTGGTGTGGTCTTATTTGAAGTATTGTGTGGTAAATTATGCTTTGGCAATAAGAATGGTCAGTTTCAGAGTTCAGTTCGCATGTGGAAAAAATGCTATAAATACAATAAATTGGATGAGATTATCTTTCAAGATTTAAAGCAACAAATGGGTCCGCGTTCACTGGAAACATTTTCAGACATTGCGTATCAATGTGTTCAGGAATATCGTGAAGAACGGCCACCGATGTCCCTTGTTGTCAAAAAACTTGAGAGAGCCCTTGAATTTCAGGAGATTTATGAATCAAGAAATAGTACAATTGTCTCACCATCTGGTTCGGGTTCGGGTAGGTTAAATGATGAAAATGAGGATGGGGTTGAAAAGTCCTATGGAACCGTTTCTCCACTCGCATATTCTGTTTCGCCAAATGAAACGGTCAACGGCAGTTTTAAGAACTGGCTGAAGGGTGATCTTATTGGAAAAGGCACGTTTACTACTGTTTATGAAGGTTTCACTGA TTCTGGGTTCTTTTTTGCTGTGAAAGATGTTTCTTTGCTTGAAGAAAGTTTCTTCGAAAAACAAAACCTTGTCCAACTTGAACAG GTGATATCTTTACTAAGTCAACTTCAACATGAGAATATAGTTCGATATTTCGGAACAGATACG GATGATGGCAAATTATATATTTTTCTTGAGCTTGTTTCTAAAAGTTCTCTAGCGAAGCTCTACCAGAAGTATCACTTGCGAGATTCCCAAGTCTCGGCCTACACCAGACAAATTTTAAGCGGTTTGAATTACCTGCATAAACGAAAGGTGTTTCATGG GGATATCAAATGTGCGAATATATTAGTTGACGTAACTGGATCTATAAAGCTTGCAGATTTTGGATTGGGAAAG GAAACCCTCACATTGAAAAGCAGTCCCTATTGGATGGCACCAGAG GTTGTTAATAATCGATCAATTAAGGGTTATGGACTTGCAGCTGATATATGGAGCCTTGGTTGCACTGTGTTGGAGATATTGACACGTAGGATTCCGTACTCCCCCATGGAAGAG ATGCAAGCACTGATCAGAATTGGAAGGGGTGAGCTTCCTGAAATTCCCAACACATTGTCTGCTGAGGCCCATGAATTCATACTTAAATGCCTACAAGTTAATCCAAACAACCGGCCTACTGCTGCTCAACTACTCGACCTTCCATTTTTGAAGAGAGCGACATCTATGGACTCGTCCTGA